From the genome of Winogradskyella forsetii, one region includes:
- a CDS encoding MarR family winged helix-turn-helix transcriptional regulator: MKDKTIDYILRTTWLAVNKMYNEEASQFGTTMATGFALLSIDPEKGTPSTSLGPKMGMEATSLSRTLKTMEANGLIERKPNPEDGRGVLIFLTDFGREKRALSKEKVLTFNETIKANVSEEELANFTKVAEVINNMISNKQIYNKKEHILK; encoded by the coding sequence ATGAAAGACAAAACAATAGATTATATTCTGAGAACCACGTGGTTGGCAGTTAATAAAATGTATAACGAAGAAGCCTCTCAATTTGGGACAACAATGGCTACCGGTTTTGCCTTACTAAGTATTGACCCTGAAAAAGGAACACCTTCTACGTCTTTGGGCCCTAAAATGGGAATGGAAGCCACTAGCCTTTCTAGAACTTTAAAAACTATGGAAGCCAATGGCTTAATTGAGCGCAAACCAAACCCAGAAGATGGACGTGGTGTCTTAATTTTCTTGACAGATTTTGGAAGAGAAAAAAGAGCATTATCAAAAGAAAAAGTACTAACATTTAACGAAACTATTAAAGCAAATGTTTCTGAAGAAGAATTAGCAAACTTTACGAAAGTAGCCGAAGTCATTAATAATATGATTTCCAATAAACAGATATACAACAAAAAAGAACACATTTTAAAATAA
- a CDS encoding 3-hydroxyacyl-CoA dehydrogenase NAD-binding domain-containing protein: MSKRRIKKIAIIGSGIMGSGIACHFANIGVDVLLLDIVPRELNDKEKAKGLTLEDKAVRNRLVNDALAASINSKPAPLYHSSFASRITTGNLEDDIAKVADVDWIMEVVVERLDIKKQVFENLEKHRTPGTLITSNTSGIPIKFMSEGRSDDFQKHFCGTHFFNPARYLKLFEIIPGPKTDQAVLDFLNDYGEKFLGKTSVVAKDTPAFIGNRIGIFSIQSLFHAVKDLDLTVEEVDKLSGPVIGRPKSATFRTVDVVGLDTLVHVANGIYENCPDDERRELFKLPDFIDTMMENKWLGSKTGQGFYKKVKKDDGSSEILALDLNTLEYRSSKKAKFATLEMTKTVDKVVDRFKILVKGKDKAGEFYRKSFTALFAYVSNRIPEISDELYKIDDAMKAGFGWEHGPFQIWDAIGVEKGIELMKAEGIEPATWVNEMLASGNTSFYTVKDGASYYYDIPSKSQTKIPGQDSFIILDNIRKTNEVFKNSGVVIEDLGDGILNVEFQSKMNTIGGDVLTGLNKAIDLAEKDFAGLVVGNQAANFSVGANIGMIFMMAAEQEYDELNAAIKYFQDTMMRMRYSAIPTISAPHGMALGGGCELSLHADKVVAAAETYMGLVEFGVGVIPGGGGSKEMALRAQDLFQKGDVQLNVLQEYFLTIGMAKVSTSAYEAFDLGLLQKGKDVVVVNKDRQIAVAKQHAMLMVDAGYTQPVKRDDVLVLGKQALGMFLVGTDAMEDSKYISEHDMKIANKLAYVMAGGDLSEPTKVTEQYLLDLEREAFLSLCTERKTLERIQHMLTKGKPLRN, from the coding sequence ATGAGTAAACGAAGAATTAAAAAAATAGCAATTATTGGATCGGGAATCATGGGAAGCGGAATCGCTTGTCATTTCGCCAATATTGGTGTTGACGTTTTACTTTTGGACATTGTACCAAGAGAATTAAACGACAAAGAAAAGGCAAAAGGCTTAACCTTAGAAGACAAAGCTGTTAGAAACAGATTGGTCAATGATGCATTGGCTGCCTCCATAAATTCAAAGCCCGCACCACTCTATCATTCATCATTCGCTAGCCGAATCACTACAGGAAACTTAGAAGATGATATTGCCAAAGTGGCCGATGTCGATTGGATAATGGAAGTCGTAGTTGAAAGACTAGACATCAAAAAACAAGTGTTTGAAAACCTTGAAAAACATAGAACGCCAGGCACCTTAATTACATCAAATACCTCTGGTATTCCAATTAAGTTTATGAGCGAAGGTCGAAGCGACGATTTCCAAAAGCATTTCTGCGGAACACACTTCTTTAATCCTGCACGTTACTTAAAATTATTCGAAATTATTCCTGGTCCTAAAACAGATCAAGCCGTTTTAGATTTCTTAAATGATTATGGAGAAAAATTCTTAGGTAAAACATCTGTAGTTGCAAAAGACACACCTGCTTTCATCGGAAATAGAATTGGGATTTTTAGTATTCAGAGTTTATTTCATGCGGTCAAAGATTTAGATTTAACGGTTGAAGAAGTTGATAAATTATCAGGTCCAGTCATTGGTCGTCCAAAATCGGCTACCTTTCGTACCGTAGATGTAGTTGGATTGGATACCTTGGTGCACGTCGCTAATGGTATATATGAAAATTGTCCTGATGACGAACGAAGAGAACTTTTCAAATTACCAGATTTCATCGATACTATGATGGAAAACAAATGGTTAGGAAGTAAAACAGGACAAGGGTTTTATAAAAAAGTCAAAAAAGACGATGGATCTTCAGAGATTCTAGCCCTTGATTTAAATACCCTAGAATACAGATCTTCTAAAAAAGCTAAATTCGCTACTTTAGAAATGACCAAGACCGTCGATAAAGTTGTTGACCGTTTCAAAATATTAGTAAAAGGAAAAGATAAAGCGGGAGAATTCTACCGTAAAAGCTTTACGGCCTTGTTCGCTTATGTGTCTAACCGTATTCCTGAGATTTCAGATGAGCTTTACAAGATTGATGATGCCATGAAAGCTGGTTTTGGATGGGAACATGGGCCTTTCCAAATTTGGGATGCTATAGGTGTTGAAAAAGGAATCGAATTGATGAAAGCTGAAGGGATAGAACCTGCAACTTGGGTCAATGAGATGTTAGCTTCTGGCAATACTTCTTTTTATACGGTGAAAGATGGGGCTTCCTATTATTACGATATACCTTCAAAATCACAAACTAAAATACCTGGTCAAGATAGTTTCATCATCTTAGATAATATCCGAAAAACAAACGAAGTCTTCAAAAATTCTGGTGTAGTGATCGAAGATTTAGGAGATGGTATCCTAAATGTGGAATTCCAATCTAAAATGAATACCATTGGTGGCGACGTTTTAACAGGGTTAAATAAAGCAATTGATTTAGCTGAAAAAGATTTTGCAGGATTGGTTGTTGGTAATCAAGCTGCCAACTTCTCTGTTGGTGCAAACATCGGTATGATTTTTATGATGGCTGCAGAACAAGAATATGACGAACTGAATGCTGCCATCAAATACTTCCAAGACACCATGATGCGTATGCGTTATTCTGCAATTCCAACAATCTCTGCACCTCACGGCATGGCTTTAGGTGGTGGATGTGAGTTATCCTTGCACGCAGACAAAGTTGTTGCTGCTGCAGAAACGTACATGGGACTGGTAGAGTTTGGTGTTGGTGTGATTCCTGGTGGTGGAGGCTCTAAAGAAATGGCTTTAAGAGCACAAGACTTGTTCCAAAAGGGAGATGTCCAATTAAACGTGCTGCAAGAATACTTCCTAACCATTGGTATGGCAAAAGTATCAACCTCTGCATATGAAGCTTTCGATTTAGGATTACTTCAAAAAGGAAAAGATGTCGTGGTTGTTAACAAAGACCGCCAAATAGCTGTAGCCAAACAACATGCTATGTTAATGGTAGATGCTGGTTACACACAACCTGTAAAAAGAGATGATGTCTTAGTTCTTGGAAAACAAGCATTGGGTATGTTCTTAGTAGGAACAGACGCTATGGAAGATTCTAAATACATTTCTGAACACGACATGAAAATCGCCAATAAATTAGCCTACGTTATGGCTGGAGGCGATTTGTCTGAACCAACGAAAGTCACAGAACAATATTTATTGGATTTAGAGCGTGAAGCATTTTTGTCACTTTGTACAGAAAGAAAAACTTTGGAGAGAATTCAGCATATGCTGACAAAGGGTAAGCCTCTTAGAAATTAG
- a CDS encoding acetyl-CoA C-acyltransferase: MKQAYIVKAYRTAVGKAPKGVFRFKRTDELAAETIQHMMKELPNLDKKRIDDVIVGNAMPEGSQGLNMARFISLIGLDSVDVPGVTVNRFCASGIETIGIAAAKIQSGMADCIIAGGAESMSSVPMTGFKPELNYDTVKAGHEDYYWGMGNTAEAVAKQFNVSREDQDEFAYNSHMKALKAQAENRFQDQIVPIDVEQTYIDENGKKATKKYTVNKDEGPRAGTNLEALAKLRPVFAANGSVTAGNSSQMSDGAAFVMIMSEEMVKELNLEPIARLVNYAAAGVEPRIMGIGPVKAIPKALKQGGLKQDDLALIELNEAFASQSIAVIRELDLNPDIINVNGGAIALGHPLGCTGTKLSVQLFDEMRKQNMKGKYGAVTMCVGTGQGACGIFEFLN, encoded by the coding sequence ATGAAACAAGCATATATAGTAAAAGCATACAGAACTGCCGTTGGTAAAGCACCAAAAGGGGTGTTCCGTTTTAAAAGAACAGATGAATTAGCGGCTGAAACCATTCAGCACATGATGAAGGAGCTGCCTAATTTAGACAAAAAACGTATTGACGATGTCATCGTTGGAAACGCAATGCCAGAAGGTTCGCAAGGATTAAACATGGCACGTTTTATCTCATTAATTGGGTTAGATAGTGTGGATGTTCCTGGTGTTACTGTCAACCGTTTTTGTGCCTCAGGTATTGAAACCATCGGAATTGCAGCTGCAAAAATTCAGTCCGGAATGGCAGATTGCATCATTGCTGGTGGTGCAGAAAGCATGAGTAGTGTTCCAATGACCGGTTTTAAACCAGAATTAAATTACGATACCGTAAAAGCTGGTCACGAAGATTATTATTGGGGAATGGGAAACACGGCTGAAGCAGTTGCAAAACAATTCAACGTGTCTCGTGAAGACCAAGATGAATTCGCCTACAATTCGCATATGAAAGCTTTAAAGGCGCAAGCTGAAAATCGATTTCAAGATCAAATTGTTCCGATAGACGTTGAGCAAACTTACATTGACGAGAACGGAAAAAAAGCAACAAAAAAATACACCGTTAATAAAGATGAAGGTCCTCGGGCAGGAACAAACTTAGAAGCTTTAGCAAAATTACGACCTGTATTTGCAGCGAACGGAAGTGTAACAGCTGGTAACTCATCACAAATGAGTGATGGCGCTGCTTTCGTAATGATTATGAGTGAAGAGATGGTAAAAGAATTGAATCTGGAACCTATTGCAAGACTTGTTAACTATGCTGCTGCTGGCGTAGAGCCAAGAATTATGGGGATTGGACCAGTAAAAGCCATTCCAAAAGCCTTAAAACAAGGCGGTTTAAAACAAGATGATTTAGCGCTAATTGAATTAAATGAAGCCTTTGCTTCGCAATCCATAGCTGTGATTAGAGAATTAGACTTAAATCCAGATATCATTAACGTCAATGGAGGTGCCATTGCTTTAGGTCACCCATTAGGATGTACAGGAACAAAATTATCAGTTCAACTATTTGATGAAATGCGCAAGCAAAATATGAAAGGAAAATATGGTGCCGTAACCATGTGTGTTGGTACGGGTCAGGGTGCGTGTGGTATATTTGAGTTTTTAAACTAG
- a CDS encoding four helix bundle protein — MHNFKKLKIWQEGINLVSDNYRLTRTFPGIEKFGLVVQMNRCAVSIPSNISEGSSKSTDKHFNKYLEDSLGSAFEWETQLIVAYNENYLSEEIFKELEQKIIHIQKMISRFQSGLNI; from the coding sequence ATGCACAACTTTAAAAAACTTAAAATCTGGCAAGAAGGAATAAACCTTGTAAGTGATAATTATCGTCTTACTCGAACATTTCCAGGTATAGAAAAGTTTGGCTTAGTCGTTCAAATGAATAGATGTGCTGTTTCTATTCCTTCAAATATTTCAGAGGGCAGCAGTAAAAGTACAGATAAACATTTCAACAAATATCTTGAGGACAGTTTAGGTTCAGCTTTCGAATGGGAAACACAACTTATTGTTGCTTATAACGAAAATTATTTGTCAGAAGAAATATTTAAAGAATTAGAACAAAAAATAATACATATTCAAAAAATGATTTCAAGATTTCAATCAGGACTAAATATTTAG
- a CDS encoding acyl-CoA dehydrogenase family protein, whose translation METTEKQILRGGQFLVKETDCQDIFTPEDFSEEQQMMKESVMEFNEREIIAHKPRFEAKDFALTEEVMRKAGEMGFLGVAVPEAYEGLGMGFVSTVLTCDYISSGTGSFSTAFGAHTGIGTMPITLYGTEEQKQKYVPKLATGEWFGAYCLTEPEAGSDANSGKTTAELSADGKSYKINGQKMWISNAGFCSLMIVFARIEDDKNITGFIVEYDKDNPNGIVLGEEEHKLGIRASSTRQVFFNDTVVPVENMLAGRGEGFKIAMNALNVGRIKLAAACLDSQRRILTTAVQYANERKQFKTPIADFGAIKTKLAEMAASAYAGESATYRAAKNIEDRIAMREAAGNSQQEAELKGVEEYAIECSILKVAVSEDVQNSADEGIQIFGGMGFSEETPMEAAWRDARIARIYEGTNEINRMLVVGMLVKKAMKGHVDLLGPAQKVQEELMGIPSFETPDYSELFSEEKEMIKKLKKTFLMVAGGAVQKFGPQLEEHQQLLIAAADILIEIYMAESAILRTEKNAKRFGQETQSAQIAMAKLYLYHAVDIVEEKGKESIISFAEGDEQRMLLMGLKRFTKYQNYPDIVDLRIEIAEKVKAENKYCF comes from the coding sequence ATGGAAACAACAGAAAAACAAATACTTAGAGGTGGTCAATTCCTAGTAAAGGAAACAGATTGCCAAGACATTTTTACTCCTGAAGATTTTTCAGAAGAGCAACAAATGATGAAAGAATCCGTAATGGAATTCAACGAACGAGAAATCATCGCTCACAAACCACGCTTTGAAGCAAAAGATTTTGCCCTCACCGAAGAGGTAATGCGTAAAGCAGGAGAAATGGGTTTTTTAGGCGTTGCTGTTCCTGAAGCTTATGAAGGTCTTGGAATGGGGTTTGTATCTACAGTTTTAACTTGTGACTATATCTCATCAGGAACAGGATCTTTCAGTACTGCTTTTGGTGCACATACCGGAATTGGTACGATGCCCATTACATTATACGGTACAGAAGAGCAAAAGCAAAAATACGTTCCTAAATTAGCCACAGGTGAATGGTTTGGAGCCTATTGCTTAACGGAGCCAGAAGCAGGTTCTGATGCCAATTCTGGTAAAACAACTGCTGAATTATCGGCAGATGGCAAGTCATACAAAATCAACGGTCAAAAAATGTGGATTTCAAATGCCGGTTTTTGTAGTTTGATGATTGTCTTTGCTCGTATTGAAGATGATAAAAATATTACGGGTTTCATCGTTGAATATGATAAAGACAACCCAAATGGCATTGTTTTAGGTGAGGAAGAACACAAATTAGGTATTCGTGCAAGTTCTACACGTCAAGTATTTTTTAATGATACGGTTGTGCCTGTTGAAAATATGTTAGCTGGTCGTGGCGAAGGTTTTAAAATTGCCATGAACGCCCTTAACGTAGGCCGTATCAAATTAGCTGCAGCTTGTTTAGATTCTCAAAGACGCATTTTAACGACTGCCGTACAATATGCTAATGAACGTAAACAATTTAAAACACCAATTGCAGATTTTGGAGCTATAAAAACCAAATTAGCTGAAATGGCCGCAAGTGCCTATGCTGGAGAATCCGCTACCTACAGAGCTGCAAAAAATATTGAAGATCGGATTGCGATGCGCGAAGCGGCCGGAAACTCTCAACAAGAAGCAGAATTAAAAGGTGTGGAAGAATATGCCATTGAATGTTCTATCTTAAAAGTGGCAGTTTCTGAAGATGTACAAAATTCGGCCGATGAAGGTATTCAAATTTTTGGAGGCATGGGCTTCTCTGAAGAAACACCGATGGAAGCGGCTTGGAGAGATGCCAGAATTGCTCGTATTTATGAAGGCACCAACGAAATTAACAGAATGTTAGTCGTTGGGATGTTGGTTAAGAAAGCCATGAAAGGTCATGTGGATTTATTAGGACCTGCTCAGAAAGTACAAGAAGAATTAATGGGCATTCCTTCTTTTGAAACTCCAGATTATTCGGAATTGTTCTCAGAAGAAAAAGAAATGATCAAAAAGTTGAAGAAAACCTTTTTGATGGTTGCTGGTGGAGCAGTTCAAAAATTTGGACCGCAACTTGAAGAACACCAACAATTATTAATTGCCGCTGCAGATATCTTAATTGAAATCTATATGGCAGAATCCGCAATTTTAAGAACCGAAAAGAACGCCAAACGTTTTGGCCAAGAGACACAATCTGCCCAAATCGCCATGGCGAAATTATATCTCTATCATGCCGTGGATATCGTAGAAGAAAAAGGAAAGGAAAGTATTATTTCTTTTGCTGAAGGCGACGAGCAACGTATGTTATTAATGGGACTGAAACGTTTCACTAAGTATCAAAACTATCCGGATATCGTTGATTTACGGATTGAAATTGCAGAAAAAGTAAAAGCAGAAAATAAATACTGCTTCTGA
- a CDS encoding M56/M15 family metallopeptidase, translating into MISYFIYTLISLGCSYTVYFLILRKQKTFQFNRFFLLGSFVLCLLAPFLEFEVFNNVPSISKIPIQTFNGTSDVSQSIEYLSIEGVEIKIPAQHNPLIYVYLAITSFLVFRFLKNFIKIQQLINGKYERFGKLKIIKTNDSEFVSSFFNYMFINENQALNNDDYLSIVKHETIHCEEKHSLDIIFTELMICIFWFNPFVWFYKKAILQNHEYIADDKSVSSGIDIENYSNTIINLGQKEYRIPLTSGFNFIQIKNRIIMLHQSKSSVLNRTLKMTFVSLLFAGIFVLSCTYKDTNEPLLVVVDAGHGGKDSGNFNEDDREKYIVLQITNLLASLSDEKVEIVLTRTNDEFLSLQERADFINNINPDLFLSLHCNAHNDSSIKGTEAYFNPKHKNAQTSLKYARILVEHQSDNFYNRGIKEAGFFLLKNTLVPGVYLELGFMTNESDSTVLSDKNQKEKIAKSIYEGLLKIRNQIK; encoded by the coding sequence ATGATAAGCTATTTTATCTATACACTAATAAGTTTGGGCTGTTCTTATACGGTTTATTTCTTGATACTTAGAAAACAAAAAACATTTCAATTTAATCGATTTTTTCTTTTAGGTTCATTCGTATTGTGCTTACTGGCACCATTTTTAGAATTTGAAGTATTTAACAATGTTCCAAGTATCTCTAAAATTCCTATTCAAACATTTAATGGAACCTCTGATGTTTCTCAAAGTATAGAATACCTTTCTATAGAAGGTGTTGAAATAAAAATTCCAGCACAGCACAATCCATTAATTTATGTTTATTTAGCTATTACTAGTTTTCTCGTATTTCGATTTTTGAAAAACTTTATTAAAATTCAACAGTTAATAAATGGTAAATATGAACGTTTTGGAAAGCTTAAAATCATTAAGACTAATGATTCTGAATTTGTTTCAAGTTTTTTTAATTATATGTTTATTAATGAAAATCAGGCTTTAAATAACGACGACTATTTGAGTATTGTTAAACATGAAACGATTCATTGTGAGGAAAAGCACAGCCTCGATATTATCTTTACAGAACTAATGATTTGTATATTTTGGTTCAATCCATTTGTTTGGTTTTATAAAAAAGCAATTCTTCAAAACCATGAATATATCGCTGATGATAAATCTGTTTCTTCGGGTATCGATATCGAAAATTATTCAAATACCATTATTAATTTAGGACAAAAAGAATACCGCATTCCTCTAACAAGCGGATTTAATTTCATTCAAATCAAAAATCGAATTATTATGTTGCATCAATCAAAATCATCAGTACTAAACAGAACTTTAAAAATGACCTTTGTCAGCTTACTTTTTGCAGGAATATTTGTCTTGAGTTGCACATATAAGGACACCAATGAACCCCTTTTGGTGGTTGTAGATGCTGGACATGGCGGAAAGGATTCTGGAAATTTTAATGAAGATGATAGGGAAAAGTATATTGTACTTCAAATTACAAATTTATTAGCTTCGTTGAGCGATGAAAAAGTTGAAATAGTTTTAACAAGGACTAATGATGAGTTTTTATCATTGCAAGAGCGTGCAGATTTTATAAATAATATAAATCCTGATTTATTTTTAAGTTTGCATTGCAATGCCCATAATGATAGTTCTATAAAAGGAACAGAAGCTTATTTTAATCCAAAACATAAAAATGCTCAAACAAGTTTAAAATATGCCCGTATTTTAGTTGAACATCAATCGGATAATTTTTATAATAGAGGAATTAAGGAAGCAGGTTTTTTCCTCTTAAAAAACACATTAGTTCCTGGGGTCTATTTAGAATTAGGTTTTATGACCAATGAAAGTGATAGCACAGTGCTTTCTGACAAGAATCAAAAGGAAAAAATCGCAAAATCCATATACGAAGGTTTACTGAAAATAAGAAACCAAATAAAATGA
- a CDS encoding BlaI/MecI/CopY family transcriptional regulator produces the protein MDIKQLNKSELQIMKYLWMLEKGFMKDIVEKFPEPRPAYTTISTLLKRMTDKNYIGFERLGRDKEYYPILKKNDYFSKQVNGMIQHFFNDSKAQFASFFTKNADLTMDELQELQELLKEKIAKKKNK, from the coding sequence GTGGATATAAAACAACTCAATAAATCAGAACTACAAATAATGAAGTATTTATGGATGCTGGAAAAAGGATTTATGAAAGATATTGTGGAAAAATTTCCTGAACCGAGACCTGCTTATACCACTATATCTACGTTGTTGAAACGAATGACAGACAAGAACTACATAGGATTTGAGCGATTAGGAAGAGATAAGGAATATTATCCAATTCTTAAAAAGAATGACTATTTCTCGAAGCAAGTAAATGGAATGATTCAACATTTTTTTAATGACTCTAAAGCACAATTTGCTTCCTTTTTTACTAAAAATGCTGATTTAACCATGGATGAATTACAAGAGCTTCAAGAGCTATTAAAAGAGAAAATTGCTAAAAAGAAGAATAAATGA
- a CDS encoding nuclear transport factor 2 family protein, with protein sequence MRYYLLLISFLLPLLAISQSNDTEIFLFDLETNNSKIQIKNGKNISKNQGYDNQPSFLDERYIVFASARNGQIDIAKYDTRYDAKIWVNFTEGGEYSPLKIPNKQEVSAVRLDENGKQQLYAYNLSNGNSTVLISDLVVAYYTWFDENTIVSAVIEDEELNLYVTNLKAGTHKKYASNVGRSFHKIPNSDFVSFISKANGNQWQIKAINPKTGKIKLIANTIKGVEDICWLNSKTLLSGKDNFLYKLRLQRDNNWQKIADVSTNDIVKITRLSANSSGTKLLIAGDIIATEVEETTKETPMNVDEDLAAKVVQKHVDPFNNRQLEAFANAFDTNIIVNRFPRAKMYSGRTTLIEHYRQFFKKNKKSSVKILNRMTLKNMVIDEELVTVDNTTNRQITIYETDEYNINTMTFIENSKTDANPEYIVNEQLEAYNNRDISGFVKTYTNDVMLFTFPYTLNSEGQEPLRAQYASFFKRTPDLYAKIVNRIVLGNKVIDKEKVLINGETFYAIAIYEIRNGLISRVTFIQ encoded by the coding sequence ATGCGCTATTATTTATTACTCATCTCGTTTTTGTTACCTTTATTAGCTATCTCGCAATCCAACGACACTGAAATTTTCCTATTCGATTTAGAAACAAATAATTCAAAAATTCAAATTAAGAATGGTAAGAATATTTCCAAGAATCAAGGGTATGATAATCAACCTTCATTTTTAGATGAACGTTATATTGTTTTCGCATCCGCCAGAAACGGCCAAATCGATATCGCTAAATATGATACGCGCTACGATGCTAAAATTTGGGTTAATTTTACGGAAGGTGGCGAATATTCTCCATTAAAAATCCCTAATAAACAAGAAGTTTCTGCTGTCCGTTTAGATGAAAATGGTAAACAACAATTGTACGCTTATAATTTAAGTAACGGTAATTCTACAGTGCTTATTAGTGATTTAGTGGTTGCTTATTATACTTGGTTTGATGAAAACACCATTGTATCGGCTGTGATTGAAGATGAAGAACTCAACCTTTATGTTACCAATCTCAAAGCCGGTACACACAAAAAATATGCGTCTAATGTAGGTCGTTCTTTTCATAAAATTCCTAATTCGGATTTCGTGAGTTTTATTTCAAAAGCAAATGGAAACCAATGGCAAATAAAAGCAATAAACCCTAAAACAGGTAAGATTAAACTTATTGCTAATACTATAAAAGGTGTTGAGGATATTTGCTGGCTTAATAGTAAAACATTGCTTTCAGGAAAGGATAATTTCTTATATAAATTAAGGCTTCAACGTGATAACAATTGGCAGAAAATTGCCGACGTGTCCACCAACGACATTGTAAAAATCACACGCCTTTCAGCTAACTCCTCTGGCACAAAATTGTTAATTGCTGGCGATATTATAGCTACTGAAGTAGAGGAAACTACAAAAGAAACACCAATGAATGTCGACGAAGATTTAGCCGCAAAAGTTGTACAGAAGCATGTTGACCCCTTTAACAATAGACAATTAGAAGCATTTGCAAATGCTTTCGACACCAATATAATTGTCAATCGATTTCCAAGGGCAAAAATGTATTCTGGCCGAACGACTTTAATAGAACATTACCGACAGTTTTTCAAAAAAAACAAAAAATCTTCTGTTAAGATTCTCAACAGAATGACCCTTAAAAACATGGTCATCGATGAAGAATTGGTAACTGTGGATAATACCACGAATAGACAAATTACCATTTATGAAACCGATGAGTACAATATTAATACGATGACGTTTATTGAAAACTCTAAAACTGATGCCAACCCCGAGTATATAGTTAATGAGCAGCTAGAGGCTTACAACAATAGAGATATAAGTGGATTTGTAAAAACCTACACGAACGATGTGATGTTATTTACGTTTCCATATACACTAAATTCTGAAGGACAAGAGCCACTTAGAGCACAATACGCTTCATTTTTTAAGCGTACGCCAGATTTGTATGCTAAAATTGTGAATAGAATAGTATTAGGAAACAAAGTTATTGATAAAGAAAAAGTGTTAATAAATGGTGAGACTTTTTATGCCATTGCCATTTACGAAATAAGAAATGGATTGATTTCAAGGGTAACATTTATTCAATAA